In a genomic window of Dyadobacter fermentans DSM 18053:
- a CDS encoding SusC/RagA family TonB-linked outer membrane protein translates to MKENSMKCFKWMGLWLAAAVLLVPPISFAHTLTNPIAAVADKAVTGKVLDAQDGLPIPGVTVVLKGTTTGTTTDADGAYQISVPGNESVLVFSAVGFLTQEKVVGNASILDIRLASDQKTLDEVVVVGYGTQKKRDLTGAVSQIATAKLENENPNSVQDILRGNVAGLNVGMSPSAKGGGSLLVRGRNSINAATSPLLVLDGAIYYGELSDINPNDIETIDVLKDASSAAVFGSKAASGVILITTKKGKEGKARVNINSNVGIGNVSKNQPVLGPDEFVAWRGEVMKNINASYKPHQFDNPANLPSDITLDQWLAYDKSSGDPTTVWLQRLGMQPIEIENYKAGRSVDWYSKVFQTGLRQDHTVSLSGKKEAVSYFMSLGYLNNEGIITGDKFSTVRGRINLEGQVTKFLSVGINTQFADRDESSVPVDYGLARILSPWGSEFNEDGTYKWRPNNEASGGNHPYYARQFIDRKHQITTFNSTLYGNITLPFGFSFRVNFTPRYEYYDRYNHESASHAEWAAVGGTGSRQNRKTFQWQVDNILKWNKTFGKHNFDVTLLANAEKYQRWDNTMTNKGFLPTDALSYHGIGTGINPTVSSYDQYSTGDALMARVFYSFKDRYMVTLSTRRDGYSAFGQANPRATFGSVALGWVFTDESFWKSSWLNYGKLRATWGSNGNRDIGLYSAVSDLQTGKYLHVRPDGTVYLVNQLYVNQLQNANLKWERTASYNLGLDFGLFNNKIDGSVEVYKSSTTDLLVQRALPDILGFSSYWDNLGEVQNRGIELSLNSVNMDRNKFSWRSTLTFQLNRNKIARLYGDLDENGKEKDDVANRRFIGHSLDEIWDYKILGVWQVEEKDEAAKYGVKPGDFKLEDVDKDGKFTNADKQFQGWTNPRFRWTLRNDFKLFKTLDVGIAIYSYWGHKATYNQRKNRDGFLDRTSSYQFPYWTEENRSNEWARLYSSEGGASGFGVYQERSFIRLDNVSLGYTLPRRIVEKIKVDNLKFFFSAKNLGYYAPKWDFWDAEPNDDNQNVPTPRLLTVGVDITL, encoded by the coding sequence ATGAAAGAAAATTCCATGAAGTGTTTTAAGTGGATGGGGCTCTGGCTCGCTGCGGCAGTTTTGCTCGTGCCTCCCATCAGCTTTGCCCACACCCTAACAAACCCCATTGCAGCCGTTGCCGACAAAGCGGTAACGGGAAAAGTATTGGACGCTCAGGACGGGCTGCCCATCCCCGGCGTAACGGTGGTCCTGAAAGGCACCACCACCGGAACCACTACGGACGCCGACGGCGCCTACCAGATTTCTGTCCCCGGCAACGAGTCGGTTCTCGTGTTTTCGGCGGTGGGTTTCCTCACGCAGGAAAAAGTGGTGGGCAATGCGTCCATTCTCGACATCCGGCTTGCCAGCGACCAGAAAACGCTGGACGAGGTGGTAGTGGTAGGTTACGGAACGCAGAAAAAACGTGACCTTACAGGTGCCGTTTCGCAGATCGCAACCGCAAAACTGGAAAACGAAAACCCCAACTCGGTCCAGGATATCCTGCGCGGCAATGTGGCGGGCCTGAACGTGGGCATGTCTCCCTCGGCGAAGGGCGGCGGTAGTTTGCTCGTGCGTGGCCGTAACTCGATCAACGCGGCCACAAGCCCGCTCCTCGTCCTTGACGGCGCGATTTACTATGGCGAATTGTCGGATATCAATCCCAATGACATCGAAACGATCGACGTTCTGAAAGATGCCAGCTCAGCGGCCGTTTTCGGGTCCAAAGCAGCAAGCGGCGTTATCCTCATCACCACCAAAAAAGGAAAGGAAGGCAAAGCACGAGTGAACATCAACAGTAATGTGGGTATTGGTAATGTTTCCAAAAATCAGCCCGTGCTGGGCCCGGACGAATTCGTTGCCTGGCGTGGCGAGGTGATGAAGAACATCAATGCTTCCTACAAGCCTCACCAGTTCGACAACCCGGCCAATCTGCCTTCGGATATTACGCTCGATCAATGGCTTGCCTACGACAAGTCTTCCGGCGACCCTACGACCGTCTGGTTACAGCGCCTGGGCATGCAGCCCATCGAAATCGAAAATTACAAAGCCGGCCGCAGCGTGGATTGGTATTCAAAAGTATTCCAAACGGGGCTGCGCCAGGATCACACGGTGAGCCTTTCGGGCAAGAAGGAGGCTGTCAGCTATTTTATGTCGCTGGGTTATCTCAACAACGAAGGCATTATCACAGGCGATAAATTCTCCACGGTCCGCGGCCGCATTAACCTCGAAGGCCAGGTGACCAAATTCCTTTCGGTGGGGATTAATACGCAGTTTGCCGACCGCGACGAGAGCTCGGTGCCGGTGGACTACGGCCTTGCCCGCATTCTTTCCCCCTGGGGCTCCGAGTTTAATGAAGACGGTACGTACAAATGGCGGCCCAACAACGAGGCAAGCGGCGGGAACCACCCCTACTATGCACGCCAGTTCATCGACCGCAAGCATCAGATCACCACCTTCAACTCCACGCTCTACGGGAACATCACGCTGCCGTTCGGCTTCTCTTTCCGCGTGAACTTCACACCGCGCTACGAATACTACGACCGCTATAACCATGAATCCGCCTCGCATGCCGAATGGGCTGCCGTGGGTGGTACGGGATCACGCCAGAACCGCAAAACTTTCCAATGGCAGGTAGATAATATCCTGAAATGGAACAAAACATTCGGCAAACACAACTTTGATGTCACATTGCTCGCCAATGCGGAGAAATACCAGCGGTGGGACAATACCATGACCAATAAAGGCTTCCTGCCGACCGACGCGCTGAGCTACCATGGGATCGGAACGGGCATTAACCCCACCGTGTCCAGCTATGACCAATACAGCACCGGCGATGCATTGATGGCGCGCGTGTTTTACTCGTTCAAAGACCGGTACATGGTTACGCTATCAACCCGCCGCGACGGTTACTCGGCATTCGGCCAGGCCAATCCGCGCGCAACGTTCGGTTCGGTGGCGTTGGGCTGGGTATTTACGGACGAAAGCTTCTGGAAAAGCAGCTGGCTCAACTACGGTAAGCTGCGCGCTACGTGGGGAAGTAATGGGAACCGGGACATTGGGTTATACTCGGCCGTTTCGGACCTGCAAACGGGCAAGTACCTGCACGTGCGCCCGGACGGGACTGTTTACCTTGTGAACCAGCTGTATGTAAACCAGTTGCAAAACGCGAACCTGAAATGGGAACGGACTGCGTCCTATAACCTGGGTCTCGATTTTGGTTTATTCAATAATAAAATCGATGGTTCTGTTGAAGTGTACAAATCGTCGACCACTGACCTGCTCGTTCAGCGGGCATTGCCGGATATTCTTGGTTTCAGCTCTTATTGGGATAACCTCGGGGAAGTACAAAACCGGGGTATTGAGCTGAGCCTAAACTCGGTTAATATGGACCGCAACAAGTTCTCATGGCGCTCGACGCTCACTTTCCAGCTCAACCGCAACAAAATCGCGCGGCTCTATGGCGACCTCGACGAAAACGGCAAAGAGAAAGATGACGTCGCCAACAGGAGATTTATCGGCCATTCGCTTGATGAAATCTGGGATTACAAGATCCTGGGCGTGTGGCAAGTCGAAGAAAAGGATGAAGCCGCTAAATACGGCGTAAAACCCGGCGATTTCAAACTGGAAGATGTGGATAAAGACGGCAAGTTCACCAATGCCGACAAGCAGTTCCAGGGCTGGACCAACCCGCGCTTCCGCTGGACATTGAGGAATGACTTCAAACTGTTCAAAACACTGGACGTCGGCATTGCCATTTACTCGTATTGGGGGCACAAGGCAACCTACAACCAGCGCAAAAACCGCGACGGCTTCCTCGACCGGACCAGCTCTTACCAATTCCCCTACTGGACCGAAGAAAACCGCTCGAACGAATGGGCGCGCTTATATTCCAGCGAAGGCGGAGCGAGCGGTTTCGGGGTTTACCAGGAACGCTCTTTCATTCGCTTGGATAACGTTTCCCTTGGCTACACCCTGCCGCGGAGAATCGTCGAGAAGATCAAGGTGGACAATCTGAAATTCTTCTTTTCTGCCAAAAACCTGGGTTACTACGCACCCAAATGGGATTTCTGGGATGCCGAACCTAACGACGACAACCAGAACGTGCCAACGCCCCGCCTGCTGACGGTGGGTGTGGACATTACATTGTGA